The Fimbriimonadaceae bacterium DNA window TCATTGCTCGAAAAAGGCGGCGGGGCATTTGCCGGCATCAAGATGCTGCTTTGCGAGAATCCGCTCCCGCCGTTGGACGAAGCGATTGTCGCCGCACAGGAGGAACTGGCCCGGAGCAACTACTATACGGAAGCCTACTCGGCGTCGCTTCGCCGCGTATTGAGCGAGCAGATCGGTGTCCCCGAACGGCTGATTCATGTCAATGCCGGCTCCGAATTGATCCTGCGCCAACTGTTCGGGAGGCTCGGTCAACGCGTCCATTTGCTGACGCCGACCTATGTGCTCTTCCCCGAGATCGCCGAATCCTACACGGAGACACGTCTCCTCCCGCAGGAGAATTTCTCGTTCGACCTGGCCAAGCTGATCGTTCCGCCCGAGACGACGCTCATGGTGATCGTCAATCCCAACAATCCCAACGGCGGGACCTTCGATATGACGCCGCTCCCCGATCTATTGGCTCGTTATCCGCGGACGCATTTCCTGGTGGATGAAGCCTTCGTCGGCATGGCCGGTCAGTCAGTCGCCTCGTGGGTGCCGCGTTATCGGAACCTGCTGGTCACGCGTACGCTCTCGAAGTCCCACAGCTTGGCCGGGTTTCGTGTGGGCTACGCGATTCTGCCTGAAGCACTGGCCGACGATCTCAATCATCACAACGATGCCTATCCCTTGGCCAGACCGAGCGAAGCGGCGGCGGTCGCCACGTTGCGGCATGAAGAGAAGATTCGAGCGCGGGCGGTCGAGTTGCGCGGATGGGCCGAGGACCTGGCGGGCCAATTGACAACGATCGGTGTGAAGACGTATCCCTCTGAAACCTATTTCTTTCTCGCGGATGTGGCGCCGCACGACGCATCCGTCGTG harbors:
- a CDS encoding histidinol-phosphate aminotransferase family protein, yielding MTSLLEKGGGAFAGIKMLLCENPLPPLDEAIVAAQEELARSNYYTEAYSASLRRVLSEQIGVPERLIHVNAGSELILRQLFGRLGQRVHLLTPTYVLFPEIAESYTETRLLPQENFSFDLAKLIVPPETTLMVIVNPNNPNGGTFDMTPLPDLLARYPRTHFLVDEAFVGMAGQSVASWVPRYRNLLVTRTLSKSHSLAGFRVGYAILPEALADDLNHHNDAYPLARPSEAAAVATLRHEEKIRARAVELRGWAEDLAGQLTTIGVKTYPSETYFFLADVAPHDASVVAAKLREQGILIKALNDGMLGPGFMRVTTALPADNRRFLDAMRAVLAEAY